In the genome of Bacillus sp. Marseille-P3661, one region contains:
- a CDS encoding spore germination protein translates to MFRKKRVQQQSNRSYETVEKTLSEVFEKANKSSDFSTISPLESPDSLLISFYKTLIDPDILQKSILPYLKEKASAIKELSDLKNIVPIDSIKIIKDPIEVEKALHDGAIVIYFKDKIEEYALLDISYPRLGQRETNDTQNEFSVIGPKVGFIEDLSTNLHLIRDHLNTSDLIFEEIMVGSRAKTKVALAYIDGVTYPEYVNTVKQRLIELDIDVSYDNTHLEQLISDHTSTPFPLYITTERIDRTIGALLQGQVVLISDKSSYALIGPVTLMDFFSNPEDFYLPSIIASFFKLIRIFGMLFSIFATSFYVAILTFHFEVVPKDLLGPIIFSRANVPFPPVIEVLFLEITIDLLREAGSRLPTKIGQTLGIVGGIVIGQATVEAALTSNILLIFVALAALSSFTTPIYKMSNAVRLLRYPFILLAAIWGGLGIYIGLILLITHLARLKSLGVPFLLPLYPYRKGGVASSFVRPNYLKYDKRPWYLRPLSLKRYSPVPNKDPDDGLNTE, encoded by the coding sequence ATGTTTAGGAAGAAAAGAGTACAACAACAATCTAATAGAAGTTATGAAACTGTAGAAAAAACGTTAAGTGAAGTATTTGAAAAGGCAAATAAGTCAAGCGATTTTTCGACCATCTCACCATTAGAAAGCCCTGATTCGTTATTAATCAGTTTTTATAAAACATTGATTGATCCAGACATTCTTCAAAAGTCGATTTTGCCTTATTTAAAGGAAAAGGCCTCTGCAATAAAAGAACTTTCTGATTTAAAGAATATTGTTCCAATAGATAGTATTAAAATCATAAAAGATCCCATAGAGGTTGAAAAAGCCCTACACGATGGAGCTATTGTTATTTATTTTAAAGACAAAATAGAGGAATACGCACTCCTTGATATTAGTTATCCAAGATTGGGTCAACGTGAAACAAATGATACACAAAATGAATTTAGTGTGATTGGACCTAAAGTGGGTTTTATTGAGGATCTTTCCACTAATCTTCATTTAATAAGAGATCACCTGAATACCTCGGATCTCATTTTTGAAGAGATTATGGTTGGTTCAAGAGCAAAGACAAAGGTAGCGCTCGCATACATAGATGGGGTTACCTATCCAGAATATGTAAACACGGTAAAACAGCGACTTATAGAACTTGATATCGATGTCTCGTACGATAATACACATCTTGAACAATTGATTTCGGACCATACTTCAACACCTTTTCCTTTATATATAACAACAGAACGTATTGACAGGACTATCGGAGCACTTTTGCAAGGTCAGGTTGTTTTGATAAGTGATAAATCCTCCTATGCTTTAATCGGACCAGTAACATTAATGGATTTTTTTTCCAACCCGGAAGATTTTTACCTTCCATCCATTATTGCATCGTTTTTTAAATTAATTCGGATATTCGGGATGTTGTTTTCCATTTTTGCTACTTCCTTTTATGTTGCAATACTAACCTTTCATTTTGAAGTTGTGCCGAAGGATTTATTAGGTCCTATTATCTTTTCACGGGCGAATGTCCCGTTTCCGCCTGTAATTGAGGTTTTATTTTTAGAAATTACCATTGACCTATTGAGAGAAGCGGGATCCAGGTTGCCAACAAAAATTGGTCAAACCCTTGGGATTGTTGGGGGAATTGTTATTGGACAGGCAACTGTTGAAGCGGCTCTTACAAGTAACATTTTGCTAATTTTTGTAGCACTTGCAGCGCTGTCTTCCTTTACAACACCCATCTATAAAATGTCTAATGCGGTACGGTTATTACGCTACCCTTTTATCCTACTCGCAGCAATATGGGGAGGACTAGGTATTTATATAGGACTAATTCTGTTAATTACCCATTTAGCTCGACTAAAATCATTGGGAGTCCCATTTCTACTCCCGCTTTATCCTTATCGAAAAGGTGGAGTTGCTAGTTCCTTTGTAAGGCCCAATTATTTAAAATACGATAAGCGTCCTTGGTATTTAAGACCTTTAAGTTTAAAAAGGTATTCTCCGGTTCCTAATAAAGACCCGGATGATGGTTTGAATACTGAATAA
- a CDS encoding acyl-ACP desaturase, with the protein MLTNDLDFRLEPKLTEIYEEHKKRAAKIDWGYHEFLPWDKAEDFRRVPWDESQITLPPAVITAVETALLTEVNLPWFTSHLEQTFKGSLSIVKDFVYTWTAEEDQHSNLLETYLLITRNVDPMRLHQLRKMTVEGGWSPDFHTPFETMVYTSLQELATMVFYNNVAKVAGAHDKDLSTLLRRLAKDETLHYAFYRDVIKFHLQLEPNYCYYLGHVIKNFQMPGTVMPDFEDRMSIIAKEANYGPLEYFDQVLDVIVDYWELEKLRPIAPEAEKARLDILNYHARLKRIRDRYNKVKS; encoded by the coding sequence TTGCTAACAAATGATTTGGATTTTAGACTAGAACCGAAACTTACAGAAATATATGAAGAGCATAAAAAGCGTGCTGCCAAGATTGATTGGGGCTATCATGAATTTTTACCATGGGATAAAGCGGAGGATTTTCGACGTGTTCCTTGGGATGAAAGTCAAATTACACTTCCACCAGCTGTTATTACTGCTGTAGAAACGGCGTTGCTAACTGAGGTTAACCTTCCTTGGTTTACCTCGCATTTAGAGCAAACCTTTAAGGGCTCGTTATCGATTGTAAAAGATTTTGTATACACATGGACAGCTGAAGAAGATCAACATTCAAATTTGCTTGAGACCTATTTATTAATAACACGTAATGTAGATCCGATGAGACTACATCAGCTGAGAAAAATGACAGTTGAGGGTGGTTGGAGTCCGGACTTCCATACACCTTTTGAAACAATGGTGTATACATCTCTGCAGGAATTGGCAACGATGGTGTTTTATAATAATGTTGCTAAAGTAGCAGGTGCACACGATAAGGATTTATCCACTTTACTTCGTCGTTTAGCAAAAGACGAAACATTGCATTATGCCTTTTATCGTGATGTTATTAAGTTTCATTTACAATTAGAGCCGAATTATTGTTACTATTTAGGCCATGTAATTAAGAACTTTCAAATGCCTGGTACAGTTATGCCTGATTTTGAGGACCGCATGTCTATCATTGCTAAAGAGGCTAACTATGGTCCGTTAGAGTATTTTGATCAAGTGCTAGATGTCATTGTTGATTATTGGGAACTAGAAAAGTTAAGACCAATCGCTCCTGAAGCTGAAAAAGCACGATTGGATATTTTAAATTATCACGCTCGTTTGAAACGTATTAGAGACCGTTACAATAAAGTTAAATCTTAA
- a CDS encoding sulfatase-like hydrolase/transferase: MSEKSEFQGVIAETVDDSIPWWPVEDNKRKDAPNVVLIMLDDLGFGQLGCYGSTVDTPNIDKLAEEGLRYNNFHTTAMCSPSRASLLTGRNPHSAGVSFVTEVDNGFPNGRGKVRKDTALISEMLLEEGYNTFAVGKWHLAPAKEQKFTGPFDGWPLGRGFEHYYGFMRGATDQFYPELVEGNKRVPQPKSPEEGYHLTEDLTDKAIEYIKMQKSEEPDKPFFCYLSYAAPHAPHQAPQEYIEKYKGKFDKGWDQVREEWFLRQKELGIIPQNAVLPPSNPGVKPWAELEEDEKQLFARMQEAFAGFLEHTDYHIGRFIQCLEELGQIDNTLVIFLSDNGACGMGGGEGMLNNWTPTTNAIPETFESKLARLEEIGGPNAKSHYPAGWAQAGNTPLRWYKTFTHAGGVRCPLIISYPKLIKDKGGIRTQYHHITDIVPTILELIDAKAPEVYKGVPQKPIYGTSLLYTLEETDAPTRKKVQHYEIVGNRGIWMDGWKAVARHVKGTSFDEDVWELYDAQNDFSEINNLAETYPEKLKELVSLWWQEAEKYDVFPLDGRSIAEKLERKPSQNGPIHRTYYAESALFNSLTAPDLRDKSFKIQAELDRTLKENGVIVAHGDKSGGYSLFIKDNYLIFHYNMSNVVQMTIKSEKELPSGPITIEFLLIKTIEDQGFGKLVVNGEIIGEGTLSYISVLGFSKSLFCIGKLEGGSMSPEFESPFEFEGNVKKVTYTLGGYEEDLEAHVREELFSE; the protein is encoded by the coding sequence ATGAGTGAAAAAAGTGAATTTCAAGGAGTAATTGCTGAGACTGTCGACGATTCAATACCTTGGTGGCCAGTTGAGGACAATAAAAGAAAAGATGCACCAAATGTAGTACTTATTATGTTAGATGATTTAGGTTTTGGACAACTAGGGTGTTATGGTTCAACTGTTGACACACCGAATATTGATAAATTAGCCGAAGAGGGTCTTCGTTATAATAATTTTCACACTACAGCCATGTGTTCCCCATCACGTGCTTCTTTATTAACTGGTCGCAATCCCCACTCAGCGGGTGTTTCTTTTGTGACTGAAGTAGATAATGGTTTTCCGAATGGTCGTGGAAAAGTTCGAAAAGACACAGCGTTAATTAGTGAAATGCTATTGGAGGAAGGCTATAATACATTTGCTGTTGGTAAATGGCATCTTGCTCCTGCAAAAGAACAAAAATTTACAGGACCTTTTGATGGCTGGCCATTAGGCCGGGGATTTGAACATTACTACGGATTTATGCGAGGAGCAACCGATCAATTTTATCCAGAATTAGTAGAAGGAAATAAGCGAGTTCCTCAGCCTAAGAGCCCTGAAGAAGGCTATCATTTAACAGAAGATTTAACGGATAAGGCTATTGAATATATTAAAATGCAAAAATCGGAAGAGCCTGATAAACCGTTTTTCTGTTATTTATCCTATGCAGCACCGCATGCTCCACATCAAGCGCCACAGGAATATATCGAAAAATATAAAGGGAAATTTGATAAAGGCTGGGATCAAGTGAGAGAGGAATGGTTCTTGAGACAAAAGGAACTCGGGATTATTCCACAAAACGCAGTATTACCTCCTAGTAATCCTGGAGTTAAACCTTGGGCGGAGCTAGAAGAAGATGAAAAACAGTTATTTGCCCGAATGCAGGAAGCGTTTGCAGGTTTTTTAGAACATACTGACTATCATATTGGAAGATTTATTCAATGTTTGGAAGAATTAGGACAGATCGATAACACTTTGGTTATTTTCTTGTCTGATAATGGTGCATGTGGTATGGGTGGTGGAGAAGGCATGCTAAACAATTGGACCCCAACAACCAATGCCATACCAGAAACGTTTGAAAGTAAATTAGCTCGACTTGAGGAAATTGGCGGACCCAATGCAAAAAGTCATTACCCTGCAGGTTGGGCACAAGCTGGGAATACACCTCTTAGATGGTATAAAACATTTACCCATGCAGGGGGTGTTAGATGTCCGCTAATTATTAGCTATCCCAAATTGATAAAAGATAAAGGTGGTATTCGTACACAATATCACCATATTACTGATATTGTTCCTACTATACTAGAGTTAATTGATGCGAAAGCCCCTGAAGTATATAAGGGAGTTCCGCAAAAACCGATATATGGAACAAGTCTATTGTATACCCTAGAAGAAACGGATGCTCCTACTCGAAAGAAAGTGCAGCATTATGAGATTGTCGGGAATCGCGGGATTTGGATGGATGGTTGGAAGGCGGTTGCACGCCATGTAAAAGGAACATCCTTCGATGAAGATGTATGGGAGTTATACGATGCTCAAAATGATTTCTCAGAGATTAACAATTTAGCAGAAACGTATCCTGAAAAGTTAAAAGAGCTTGTAAGCCTTTGGTGGCAAGAAGCAGAGAAATATGATGTATTTCCACTTGATGGTCGAAGTATAGCTGAAAAATTAGAAAGAAAACCGAGTCAGAACGGACCCATACACCGTACGTACTATGCGGAATCTGCTTTATTTAATAGTTTAACTGCTCCTGATTTACGCGATAAGTCATTTAAAATTCAAGCTGAACTTGATCGTACATTAAAAGAAAATGGTGTCATTGTCGCTCATGGTGACAAATCAGGTGGTTATTCACTTTTTATAAAGGATAATTATTTAATCTTCCACTACAATATGTCCAATGTTGTGCAAATGACGATTAAATCTGAAAAAGAACTACCAAGCGGACCTATTACAATTGAATTTTTATTGATTAAAACCATCGAAGACCAAGGGTTTGGAAAATTAGTTGTCAACGGTGAAATAATAGGAGAAGGAACTCTTTCTTATATATCTGTCCTTGGTTTTTCGAAAAGCTTATTTTGTATTGGTAAGCTAGAGGGTGGTTCTATGAGTCCGGAATTCGAGTCACCATTTGAGTTTGAGGGAAACGTAAAAAAAGTAACGTATACTCTTGGTGGCTATGAAGAAGACCTTGAGGCACATGTTCGAGAAGAATTATTCTCTGAATAA
- a CDS encoding Ger(x)C family spore germination protein produces the protein MGKWRKYHVLFLLLICIVGLLGCARTRIIDKISIVHVFGFDQADNGDLIGTVLIPDYTMSKDGDQIQYLEEQAPTGALFVPKMAKHTSTPVELAKIRVLLFGKNYAETGIQDMVDRFIINPQIGTHIQIAVSTHSARETLNTFKKEKSLTLAERLEHNMVGQMLPRMNLHTFLNHFYGEGMDAYVPLVTIDEKDQVQVEGIGIFKDDKLELTLNPEQTILLSFIEDERTQATYKIDLDDKDRREIITARAFKSKSKWYWDQKKEQLNLRLQLQTTLTQYPDRFDVEKAEDINEIKTIIVKNLEKEISDLLATFKESEVDPLGIGNIVRSKDRNWEEESFYEQYPTLPIHVNINLEIIHSGLEG, from the coding sequence ATGGGAAAATGGCGAAAGTATCACGTTTTATTCTTACTATTGATATGTATCGTTGGTCTTTTAGGCTGCGCAAGAACGAGAATCATCGACAAAATTAGTATTGTTCATGTTTTTGGGTTTGATCAAGCAGATAATGGTGACTTAATAGGAACAGTGTTAATCCCTGATTACACCATGAGCAAAGACGGTGACCAAATTCAATATTTAGAAGAGCAAGCACCAACTGGTGCTTTATTTGTACCTAAGATGGCGAAACATACTAGTACGCCAGTAGAACTGGCCAAGATTAGAGTTTTGTTATTTGGGAAGAATTATGCTGAAACAGGCATTCAAGATATGGTAGATCGATTTATTATTAACCCTCAGATCGGGACACATATACAAATTGCTGTATCTACTCATTCTGCTAGAGAAACGTTGAATACATTCAAAAAGGAAAAATCACTTACCTTAGCGGAACGGTTAGAACATAATATGGTCGGACAAATGCTGCCTAGAATGAATCTTCATACATTTTTAAATCACTTTTATGGAGAAGGAATGGATGCTTATGTTCCTTTGGTTACTATAGACGAAAAAGATCAGGTTCAGGTGGAAGGGATTGGGATTTTTAAGGATGACAAATTAGAGCTCACTTTAAACCCTGAACAAACCATCTTATTATCATTTATTGAAGATGAACGCACACAAGCAACGTATAAAATAGATCTTGATGACAAAGATCGAAGAGAAATTATAACTGCTAGGGCCTTCAAAAGTAAAAGTAAATGGTATTGGGATCAGAAAAAGGAACAATTAAATCTTAGGTTACAACTACAAACGACCCTAACTCAGTATCCAGATCGATTTGATGTTGAGAAGGCGGAAGATATAAATGAGATAAAAACAATAATTGTCAAAAATTTAGAAAAAGAGATTAGTGACTTATTGGCAACCTTTAAAGAAAGTGAAGTAGATCCACTTGGAATTGGAAATATCGTGCGTTCAAAGGATAGGAACTGGGAGGAAGAATCCTTTTATGAGCAATATCCTACCTTACCCATTCATGTAAACATTAATTTAGAAATCATACATTCTGGCCTTGAAGGCTAA
- a CDS encoding tripartite tricarboxylate transporter permease, translating to MGNELLFGLTQALAWQNLIFMLIGVLVGMVVGGLPGLSVTLAVALMLPYTFGLPPETGILMLIGVYCAGTYGGSIGAVLLSTPGTPASAATAADGFALAKKGKASQALNMSLYASVAGGLISGIILLFAAPQIAEFALRFGPPEYFALAFFGLSIIAGVSGKSLRKGVVMAAIGMLVATIGMDPINGSQRFTFGNSYLLSGINLLPALIGLFAISEILNQVEKRMKRISVNTEVKKEKFGWKSLKPYRKTIIKSSLIGSIIGAIPGTGGSIAAFISYNEARRVSKDKESFGQGSLDGVAASESGNNGTTGATLIPMMTLGVPGDVVTAVLLSSLLIQGLQPGPQLFETHGDLVYTVMVGFIVVNIIMFIVAKLAIRWFEKITLIPSSILFPIILVFCLVGSYAFDNSLYSVWVAIIFGLLGYILPKFGYPVVPLLIAIILGPMAEGAYRQSLVLSEGSLMIFFERPISIIFLILAALSFIVPIFKSWKDKKKNNDINDMQNSKVI from the coding sequence ATGGGGAATGAATTATTATTTGGTTTAACACAAGCTTTAGCATGGCAAAACCTAATATTCATGCTTATCGGGGTTTTAGTCGGAATGGTGGTTGGCGGTCTTCCTGGCTTAAGTGTCACCTTAGCGGTAGCACTAATGCTGCCCTATACGTTTGGTCTTCCACCTGAGACAGGAATTCTGATGTTGATTGGTGTTTATTGTGCGGGAACATATGGTGGTTCGATCGGCGCTGTCTTATTGAGTACTCCAGGTACCCCTGCATCTGCGGCAACAGCAGCTGACGGTTTTGCTTTAGCCAAAAAAGGGAAGGCATCACAGGCATTAAATATGTCTTTGTACGCTTCAGTAGCCGGTGGATTAATAAGTGGTATTATTCTGCTTTTTGCAGCGCCACAAATTGCGGAATTTGCTTTAAGATTTGGTCCTCCTGAATATTTTGCACTTGCATTTTTCGGATTATCAATAATTGCGGGTGTAAGTGGAAAATCATTAAGGAAAGGTGTTGTGATGGCAGCCATTGGCATGCTGGTAGCAACTATTGGGATGGATCCAATAAATGGTAGTCAAAGGTTTACCTTTGGAAACAGCTACCTACTATCTGGCATCAATTTATTACCTGCTTTAATCGGTCTTTTTGCTATTTCCGAGATATTGAATCAAGTTGAAAAAAGGATGAAGAGGATATCAGTTAATACAGAAGTAAAAAAAGAAAAGTTTGGATGGAAAAGTTTAAAACCATATCGGAAAACAATCATAAAATCGAGTTTAATTGGTAGTATCATTGGCGCAATACCTGGAACAGGCGGTAGTATTGCTGCGTTTATAAGCTATAATGAAGCTCGTCGAGTATCAAAAGATAAAGAAAGTTTTGGTCAAGGAAGTTTGGATGGAGTTGCAGCTTCGGAGTCTGGTAATAATGGTACAACCGGGGCAACGCTTATTCCTATGATGACATTAGGTGTCCCAGGTGACGTTGTAACTGCCGTACTTCTTAGTTCGTTATTAATCCAGGGACTTCAACCAGGACCACAGTTATTCGAAACCCATGGTGATCTTGTCTATACCGTAATGGTCGGGTTTATTGTTGTGAATATTATCATGTTTATTGTTGCGAAACTTGCAATACGTTGGTTTGAAAAAATAACGCTAATTCCATCATCTATTTTATTTCCGATTATATTAGTATTTTGTTTAGTAGGTTCATATGCCTTTGATAACTCTTTATATTCTGTATGGGTGGCAATCATCTTCGGTCTATTAGGTTACATTTTACCGAAATTTGGTTACCCGGTCGTTCCTTTATTAATTGCAATCATTCTTGGGCCCATGGCTGAGGGGGCATATCGACAATCACTAGTATTATCAGAAGGAAGTTTAATGATATTCTTTGAAAGACCAATTTCAATCATATTCCTTATACTTGCTGCGTTATCCTTCATAGTACCAATTTTTAAATCTTGGAAGGATAAGAAAAAAAACAACGATATTAATGATATGCAAAATTCAAAAGTAATTTAG
- a CDS encoding formylglycine-generating enzyme family protein: MTNEKACCAARRNSNPLIIETKAKQELHDAISIPLKNKSSYDGMVYLEGGPFLMGTDDGLGFPEDGEGPVREVTIDPFYIDTCAVTNQQFLEFTKNTGYKTESELFGWSFVFHHFVDSQKAELINGSVPQTPWWLPVKEAYWFQPEGKGSNIEDRMDHPVVHISWNDAIAYCNWAGKRLPTEAEWEYAARGGLVQKQFPWGDELTPNGEHLCNVWQGKFPQVNTALDGYAGTAPVTAYQPNGYGLYNVSGNVWEWCADWFSPNFHINGPRNNPGGPDGGSMKVMRGGSYLCHKSYCNRYRVAARSKNTPDSASGNIGFRCVKD; this comes from the coding sequence ATGACAAATGAGAAAGCGTGTTGTGCAGCTCGGCGGAATTCTAATCCTTTAATTATAGAAACAAAAGCAAAACAAGAACTACATGATGCGATAAGCATTCCTTTGAAAAACAAAAGTTCTTATGATGGAATGGTTTATCTAGAAGGTGGACCGTTCTTAATGGGAACGGATGATGGGCTCGGATTTCCTGAAGATGGGGAGGGGCCTGTTAGAGAGGTTACTATTGATCCTTTTTATATAGATACATGTGCAGTTACAAATCAGCAGTTTCTTGAATTTACAAAAAATACTGGATATAAAACTGAATCTGAACTATTTGGTTGGTCTTTTGTATTCCATCATTTTGTTGATTCACAAAAAGCAGAATTGATTAATGGTAGTGTTCCGCAAACGCCATGGTGGTTACCTGTTAAAGAGGCTTACTGGTTTCAACCAGAAGGTAAAGGAAGTAATATTGAAGACCGTATGGATCATCCTGTTGTACATATTTCTTGGAATGATGCGATAGCCTACTGCAATTGGGCTGGGAAAAGACTGCCAACTGAGGCGGAATGGGAATACGCGGCCCGCGGCGGATTAGTACAAAAACAGTTTCCATGGGGAGATGAATTAACTCCAAACGGCGAGCATCTCTGTAATGTATGGCAAGGAAAGTTTCCACAAGTAAATACAGCGCTTGACGGATATGCAGGTACTGCACCGGTCACAGCATATCAACCTAACGGGTACGGATTGTATAATGTATCGGGAAATGTTTGGGAATGGTGTGCAGACTGGTTTAGCCCAAATTTTCATATCAATGGTCCACGAAACAACCCTGGTGGACCTGATGGTGGGTCTATGAAGGTTATGCGTGGCGGATCATATCTTTGTCATAAATCATACTGTAATCGTTATAGAGTAGCTGCAAGAAGTAAAAATACACCAGATAGTGCTTCTGGTAATATTGGATTTAGATGTGTGAAGGATTAG
- a CDS encoding BC1872 family protein: MNKVEIIARRILGWKLSSWDKWYDPEKGIFIYVSEFQPEQNLDHAKLIVERLEKLGFTCTKKETNEVCFNDVYATGDTLEEAITNAAYLIADNSSIADEWL; the protein is encoded by the coding sequence TTGAATAAGGTAGAAATAATAGCACGTAGAATACTAGGCTGGAAATTAAGTAGTTGGGATAAATGGTATGATCCTGAAAAGGGGATTTTTATATATGTTTCTGAATTTCAACCTGAGCAAAATCTTGATCATGCGAAACTAATTGTTGAGAGATTAGAGAAACTTGGCTTTACATGTACGAAAAAAGAAACAAATGAAGTTTGCTTTAATGATGTATATGCCACGGGTGACACGCTCGAAGAGGCTATTACGAATGCAGCCTACCTCATTGCAGACAATAGTTCAATTGCAGATGAATGGCTATAG
- a CDS encoding tripartite tricarboxylate transporter TctB family protein produces the protein MSLLLKRTLPHVLMTIFGMLILLIIPFQISEVTDTNAGPRFFPYVLAILITICSGSIVISEFIKNRTQVSNVKSGEFKNKRNFKSVVLIVLSLGLWALLLESLGFIISTFFLMVTLMVLIGSKKKSNIIFVSLVFTVILYSLNRFVIKIYLPEGLFL, from the coding sequence ATGTCTTTATTGTTAAAACGCACTCTTCCGCATGTTCTTATGACTATTTTTGGAATGCTTATTTTATTAATTATACCATTTCAAATAAGTGAAGTTACCGATACAAATGCGGGGCCGCGCTTTTTTCCATATGTTTTAGCCATTTTGATTACAATTTGTAGCGGAAGCATAGTTATCTCCGAATTTATTAAAAATCGTACTCAAGTTAGCAATGTTAAAAGTGGTGAGTTCAAGAATAAGAGGAATTTTAAGAGTGTTGTTTTAATAGTACTATCCTTAGGATTATGGGCGTTATTATTAGAGTCACTAGGCTTTATCATCTCAACATTTTTCTTAATGGTCACTTTAATGGTTCTTATAGGTAGCAAAAAGAAGTCGAATATTATTTTTGTATCGCTTGTGTTCACAGTTATTTTATACAGTCTAAATCGCTTCGTAATAAAAATCTATCTTCCAGAAGGTTTATTTTTATAA
- a CDS encoding GerAB/ArcD/ProY family transporter, with amino-acid sequence MNSMVKENKMVSPYFLFFLMHSAQTGVVVLSFQSHIIRGAGHEAWLPVLAIGLMMHVMFLMMLHILKHSSAGDILSFHRDVFGKVFGGILNIIVACYFSIVSLFTLHTYIDILQIWVFDGIASWEFSLLFSVLIFYIVAGGFRIVTAIAFWGVVIPSFLLLSLLYLFNYVDLSYLFPLFQHGAKDYFVSAKEAAPIYLGFETVLVIFPFIKDREKASKWGHLALLCTTILYTIITIITFVFFTQGKLQHLTWPTLTMIKIIQFPFLERFEFIFIFTWLLVVMPVICILLWSAIRSIKLTIPKAQPTYILICLVTAFHFVNSQFIDIEFSHILAKIVNNSGLIFLFCYIPLLFLISVVRNKIKKIRSHDKG; translated from the coding sequence ATGAACTCGATGGTGAAAGAAAATAAAATGGTATCGCCTTACTTTTTATTCTTTCTAATGCATTCCGCGCAAACAGGGGTAGTTGTTTTATCCTTTCAATCACATATCATTAGGGGAGCAGGCCATGAAGCATGGCTCCCTGTCTTAGCAATAGGCTTAATGATGCATGTTATGTTTTTAATGATGCTACATATCTTGAAACATTCAAGCGCTGGAGATATCCTCTCCTTCCACAGGGATGTATTTGGAAAGGTTTTTGGTGGGATTTTAAATATCATCGTAGCATGCTATTTTTCGATAGTTAGTCTATTCACGCTACATACCTATATCGATATTCTCCAGATTTGGGTGTTTGATGGAATAGCTAGCTGGGAATTTTCATTGCTCTTTTCTGTTCTTATTTTTTACATTGTTGCGGGAGGATTTAGGATTGTAACGGCAATTGCTTTCTGGGGTGTCGTTATTCCTAGTTTCTTGCTGCTTTCGCTATTATATTTATTTAATTATGTTGATCTTTCCTATCTCTTCCCATTATTTCAACATGGAGCGAAAGACTATTTTGTCTCTGCAAAAGAAGCCGCACCTATCTATCTAGGATTTGAAACTGTACTCGTTATTTTTCCATTTATTAAAGATAGAGAAAAGGCATCCAAATGGGGGCACTTAGCATTACTATGTACAACTATTTTATATACTATTATTACGATCATTACATTTGTGTTTTTTACGCAAGGAAAGCTGCAACATTTAACATGGCCTACTTTGACCATGATTAAGATTATTCAGTTTCCATTTTTAGAGCGATTTGAGTTTATTTTTATTTTTACATGGCTATTAGTGGTTATGCCTGTGATTTGCATCCTTTTGTGGTCGGCAATTAGGTCGATTAAATTAACGATCCCTAAGGCACAACCAACATATATATTAATTTGTTTAGTCACTGCTTTTCATTTTGTGAATAGCCAGTTTATCGATATAGAATTTTCACATATTTTGGCTAAAATTGTAAATAATAGTGGACTAATCTTTCTCTTTTGCTATATCCCATTACTCTTTTTGATTTCTGTTGTTAGGAATAAGATCAAAAAAATAAGAAGTCATGACAAAGGGTGA